In a single window of the Manis javanica isolate MJ-LG chromosome 16, MJ_LKY, whole genome shotgun sequence genome:
- the DXO gene encoding decapping and exoribonuclease protein isoform X2 — protein MEPRGTTEGGTGKTEVAEPWNKLPCPAPSLSTNPALYSGPFPFYQRPSELGCFSLDAQRQYHGDARALRYYSPPLTNGQGPNFDLRDGYPDRYQPRDEEVREGLDHLLHWLLEHRGQLEGDPGWLAGAIVTWRGHLTKLLTTPYERQDGWQLAASRFQGTLYLSEVETPAARAQRLARPPLLRELMYMGYKFEQYMCADKPGGSPDPSGEVNTNVAFCSVLRSRLGNQPLLFSGEVDCIDPRAPSTQPPTCYVELKTSKEMHSPGQWRSFYRHKLLKWWAQSFLLGVPNVVAGFRNPEGFACSLKTFPTMEMFEHIRLCPEHSCPG, from the exons ATGGAGCCCAGAGGAACTACCgagggaggcacagggaagacTGAAGTAGCTGAGCCTTGGAACAAACTTCCCTGCCCAGCACCCTCACTATCCACAAACCCTGCCCTCTACTCTGGGCCCTTTCCTTTCTACCAACGCCCTTCGGAACTGGGCTGCTTCTCCCTGGATGCACAACGCCAGTACCATGGAGATGCTCGAGCCTTGCGCTACTACAGCCCACCCCTAACCAATGGTCAAGGCCCCAACTTTGACCTCAGAGATGGATACCCTGATCGATACCAGCCCCGAGATGAGGAGGTCCGAGAGGGACTGGACCACCTGCTACACTGGCTTCTGGAGCACCGCGGCCAACTGGAAGG GGATCCAGGCTGGCTGGCAGGGGCTATCGTGACATGGCGGGGGCACCTGACAAAACTGCTGACGACGCCATATGAGCGGCAGGATGGCTGGCAGCTGGCGGCCTCCCGGTTCCAGGGGACGTTGTACCTGAGTGAGGTAGAAACACCAGCTGCTCGGGCTCAGAGGCTTGCTCGGCCACCCCTCCTCCGGGAGCTTATGTACATGGGATACAAGTTTGAGCAATACATGTGTGCAG ACAAACCCGGAGGCTCCCCAGACCCCTCTGGGGAAGTTAACACCAATGTGGCCTTCTGCTCTGTGCTACGCAGCCGTCTGGGAAACCAACCTCTGCTCTTCTCAGGGGAGGTAGACTGCATAGACCCCCGGGCACCATCCACACAGCCCCCCACCTGCTATGTGGAGCTCAAGACCTCCAAGGAGATGCACAGCCCAGGCCAGTGGAGGAGCTTCTACAG ACACAAACTTCTGAAATGGTGGGCTCAGTCATTCCTTTTGGGGGTCCCAAATGTTGTTGCTGGCTTCCGTAACCCAGAGGGTTTCGCCTGTTCCCTCAAGACCTTTCCTACCATGGAGATGTTTGAACACATCAGG CTTTGCCCAGAACACAGTTGTCCAGGATGA
- the DXO gene encoding decapping and exoribonuclease protein isoform X1, producing the protein MEPRGTTEGGTGKTEVAEPWNKLPCPAPSLSTNPALYSGPFPFYQRPSELGCFSLDAQRQYHGDARALRYYSPPLTNGQGPNFDLRDGYPDRYQPRDEEVREGLDHLLHWLLEHRGQLEGDPGWLAGAIVTWRGHLTKLLTTPYERQDGWQLAASRFQGTLYLSEVETPAARAQRLARPPLLRELMYMGYKFEQYMCADKPGGSPDPSGEVNTNVAFCSVLRSRLGNQPLLFSGEVDCIDPRAPSTQPPTCYVELKTSKEMHSPGQWRSFYRHKLLKWWAQSFLLGVPNVVAGFRNPEGFACSLKTFPTMEMFEHIRNDRNSWNPSVCMNFCAAFLSFAQNTVVQDDSRLIYLFSWEPGSPVTVSEHRDAPYTFLPMWYVEAMT; encoded by the exons ATGGAGCCCAGAGGAACTACCgagggaggcacagggaagacTGAAGTAGCTGAGCCTTGGAACAAACTTCCCTGCCCAGCACCCTCACTATCCACAAACCCTGCCCTCTACTCTGGGCCCTTTCCTTTCTACCAACGCCCTTCGGAACTGGGCTGCTTCTCCCTGGATGCACAACGCCAGTACCATGGAGATGCTCGAGCCTTGCGCTACTACAGCCCACCCCTAACCAATGGTCAAGGCCCCAACTTTGACCTCAGAGATGGATACCCTGATCGATACCAGCCCCGAGATGAGGAGGTCCGAGAGGGACTGGACCACCTGCTACACTGGCTTCTGGAGCACCGCGGCCAACTGGAAGG GGATCCAGGCTGGCTGGCAGGGGCTATCGTGACATGGCGGGGGCACCTGACAAAACTGCTGACGACGCCATATGAGCGGCAGGATGGCTGGCAGCTGGCGGCCTCCCGGTTCCAGGGGACGTTGTACCTGAGTGAGGTAGAAACACCAGCTGCTCGGGCTCAGAGGCTTGCTCGGCCACCCCTCCTCCGGGAGCTTATGTACATGGGATACAAGTTTGAGCAATACATGTGTGCAG ACAAACCCGGAGGCTCCCCAGACCCCTCTGGGGAAGTTAACACCAATGTGGCCTTCTGCTCTGTGCTACGCAGCCGTCTGGGAAACCAACCTCTGCTCTTCTCAGGGGAGGTAGACTGCATAGACCCCCGGGCACCATCCACACAGCCCCCCACCTGCTATGTGGAGCTCAAGACCTCCAAGGAGATGCACAGCCCAGGCCAGTGGAGGAGCTTCTACAG ACACAAACTTCTGAAATGGTGGGCTCAGTCATTCCTTTTGGGGGTCCCAAATGTTGTTGCTGGCTTCCGTAACCCAGAGGGTTTCGCCTGTTCCCTCAAGACCTTTCCTACCATGGAGATGTTTGAACACATCAGG AATGACCGTAACAGCTGGAATCCCTCTGTGTGTATGAACTTCTGTGCTGCCTTCCTTAGCTTTGCCCAGAACACAGTTGTCCAGGATGACTCCAG ACTCATCTACCTCTTCTCCTGGGAGCCTGGCAGCCCAGTCACGGTATCTGAACATCGAGATGCACCCTATACTTTCCTGCCCATGTGGTACGTGGAAGCCATGACCTAG
- the LOC108393993 gene encoding superkiller complex protein 2 isoform X6, translating to MMETERLVLLPPDPLDLPLRALELGCTGRWELLNVPGAPESTLPHGLPPCAPDLQKEAEQLFLSSPAWLPLHGVEHSARKWQRKMDPWALLNTLGAPVPSDLQAQRHPTTGQILGYKEVLLENTNLSATTSLSLRRPLGPISQSLWGNPTQYPFWPGGMDEPTITDLSTREEAEEEIDFEKDLLTVPPGFKKGVDFAPKDRPAPALGLLSLSHLLEPLDLGGDYEDESEAVEQPCSPKGDTVSASPCSAPLARASSLEDLVLKEASTAVSPSEPPKTPPQERWAISVDVTSPVGDFYRLIPQPAFQWAFEPDVFQKQAILHLERHDSVFVAAHTSAGKTVVAEYAIALAQKHMTRTIYTSPIKALSNQKFRDFRNTFGDVGLLTGDVQLHPEASCLIMTTEILRSMLYSGSDVIRDLEWVIFDEVHYINDAERGVVWEEVLIMLPDHVSIILLSATVPNALEFADWIGRLKHRQIYVISTVTRPVPLEHYLFTGNSPKTQGELFLLLDSRGAFHTKGYYAAVEAKKERMSKHAQTFGAKQPTHQGGPAQDRGVYLSLLASLRTRAQLPVVVFTFSRGRCDEQASGLTSLDLTTSSEKSEIHLFLQRCLARLRGSDRQLPQVLHMSELLHRGLGVHHSGILPILKEIVEMLFSRGLVKACTVVLFATETFAMGVNMPARTVVFDSMRKHDGSTFRDLLPGEYVQMAGRAGRRGLDPTGTVILLCKGRVPEMADLHRMMMGKPSQLQSQFRLTYTMILNLLRVDALRVEDMMKRSFSEFPSRKDSKAHEQALVELNKRLGALEEPDTTGQLVDLPEYYSWGEELMETQNLVQRCIIESVNGLKSLSVGRVVVVKNQEHHSALGVILQVSSNSTSRVFTTLILCDKPVSEHPQERGPATPHVPYPDDLVGFKLLLPEGPCDHTVAKLQPGDVAAITTKVLRVNGEKILEDFSKRQQPKFKLEKDPPSAAVTSAVQELLRLAQAYPAGPPTLDPVNDLQLKDVSVVEAGLRVRKLEELIRGVQCVHSPRFPAQYQKLREWMHIQKEMERLHFLLSDQSLLLLPEYHQRVEVLRSLGYVDEAGTVKLAGRVACAMSSHELLLTELMFDNALSTLRPEEIAALLSGLVCQSSGDPGEQLPSTLKQEGHPEPNVTALRRKTLFLGFSSLNTYPFPGPRKSWDMSRKRHRLVPETFGLKKRREQVPIEAVPVRGESGSARAAVAELVQLFPRGLFEDALPPIALRSQVYSLLPDRTVADRQLGARLSLAWSGRPSTGNYSSQSSWAGGHLLQCDLASPTMCTTSLGLSW from the exons ATGATGGAAACGGAGCGGCTTG TGCTACTTCCCCCTGATCCTCTGGACCTGCCTCTTCGGGCCCTGGAGCTGGGATGTACAGGGCGCTGGGAGCTGCTGAATGTGCCTGGGGCTCCAGAGAGCACC CTTCCCCATGGCCTCCCGCCCTGTGCCCCAGATTTGCAGAAAGAAGCAGAGCAGTTGTTTCTGTCATCTCCAGCCTGGCTACCTCTGCATGGTGTGGAACACTCAGCCCG AAAATGGCAGAGGAAGATGGATCCCTGGGCTCTCCTGAACACATTGGGTGCCCCAGTCCCCTCCGACCTACAGGCCCAAAGACACCCAACTACAGGTCAAATACTTGGTTATAAGGAG GTCCTGTTGGAGAATACAAACCTGTCTGCCACAACCTCCTTGTCTCTTCGTCGGCCCCTGGGGCCTATCTCCCAGTCCCTGTGGGGGAATCCAACACAGTACCCTTTCTGGCCAG GTGGAATGGATGAGCCCACTATAACAGATCTGAGCACTCgggaggaggctgaggaggagATAGACTTTGAGAAAG ATCTTCTTACTGTCCCACCTGGTTTTAAGAAAGGTGTAGATTTTGCACCAAAGG ATCGCCCAGCTCCAGCCTTGGGGTTGCTCAGCCTCAGCCATTTGCTGGAGCCCCTGGATTTGGGTGGGGACTATGAGGATGAGAGTGAGGCAGTGGAACAGCCATGTAGCCCCAAAGGGGACACTGTTTCAGCCTCTCCCTGCAGTGCTCCCCTGGCCCGAGCAAGCAGCTTGGAGGACCTAGTGTTGAAG GAAGCATCCACAGCTGTATCCCCCTCCGAGCCTCCCAAAACCCCACCTCAGGAGCGGTGGGCCATTTCTGTGGATGTCACCTCCCCTGTTGGTGATTTCTATCGCCTCATTCCCCAGCCAGCCTTCCAG TGGGCCTTTGAGCCAGATGTGTTTCAGAAACAGGCCATCCTGCACTTGGAACGGCACGACTCAGTCTTCGTTGCAGCTCACACGTCTGCGGGCAAAACAGTTGTGGCTGAATATGCCATTGCCCTTGCCCAGAAACATATGACGCG caccatttacaCCTCGCCCATCAAGGCTCTGAGCAATCAGAAGTTCCGAGATTTCCGAAACACATTTGGGGATGTGGGATTGCTCACAGGGGATGTGCAGTTGCATCCAGAAGCCTCCTGCCTCATTATGACAACTGAGATCCTTCG CTCCATGCTCTACAGTGGCTCAGATGTCATCCGGGACCTGGAGTGGGTCATTTTTGATGAGGTTCATTACATCAATGATGCAGAG CGTGGGGTCGTGTGGGAGGAGGTGCTCATCATGCTCCCTGACCATGTCTCCATCATCCTTCTGAGTGCTACGGTCCCCAATGCCCTTGAGTTTGCTGACTGGATCGG GCGACTGAAGCATCGCCAAATCTACGTGATTAGCACTGTCACCCGCCCTGTCCCCCTGGAGCATTATCTCTTCACGGGGAACAGCCCCAAGACCCAGGGGGAGCTCTTCCTGTTGCTAGACTCCCGAGGTGCCTTCCACACAAAGGG GTACTATGCAGCTGTGGAGGCCAAGAAGGAGCGGATGAGCAAACACGCCCAGACCTTTGGGGCCAAGCAGCCCACACACCAGGGGGGACCTGCACAG gatCGAGGTGTGTACCTgtccctcctggcctccctccGTACTCGTGCACAGCTACCCGTGGTGGTGTTCACCTTCTCCCGGGGCCGTTGTGATGAGCAGGCCTCGGGCCTCACCTCCCTTGACCTTACCACAAGTTCAGAGAAGAGTGAGATTCACCTCTTCCTGCAGCGCTGCCTTGCTCGCCTCCGCGGCTCTGATCGCCAGCTACCCCAG GTCTTGCACATGTCGGAGCTCCTGCACCGTGGCCTGGGTGTGCACCACAGTGGCATTCTGCCCATCCTCAAGGAGATTGTGGAGATGCTCTTCAGCCGTGGCCTGGTCAAGGCATGCACAGTG GTCTTGTTTGCCACAGAGACCTTTGCCATGGGTGTAAACATGCCAGCCCGGACAGTGGTGTTTGACTCCATGCGCAAGCATGATGGCTCCACCTTCCGAGACCTGCTCCCTGGGGAGTATGTGCAGATGGCAGGCCGGGCAGGACGGAGGGGCCTGGACCCCACAGGCACTGTCATCCTGCTTTGTAAGGGCCGCGTGCCTGAGATGGCGGACCTGCACCGCATGATGATG GGGAAGCCGTCCCAGCTGCAGTCCCAGTTCCGCCTCACATACACCATGATCCTTAACCTGCTGCGGGTGGACGCCCTCAGGGTGGAGGACATGATGAAGAGAAGCTTCTCTGAGTTTCCATCCCGcaaggacagtaag GCCCACGAACAGGCTCTAGTTGAACTGAACAAAAGGCTGGGGGCCTTGGAGGAACCTGACACAACTGGCCAACTGGTCGACTTGCCTGAATATTACAGCTGGGGGGAGGAACTGATGGAAACCCAGAACTTGGTCCAG CGATGCATCATAGAATCTGTGAATGGGCTGAAATCTCTCTCAGTGGGAAGGGTGGTGGTTGTGAAGAATCAGGAGCATCACAGCGCATTGGGTGTGATCCTGCAG GTCTCCTCAAACTCCACCAGTAGAGTATTTACAACCCTGATTTTGTGTGATAAGCCTGTGTCTGAGCACCCACAGGAGAGGGGGCCAGCTACCCCACATGTGCCCTATCCAGATGACCTTGTGGGATTCAAGCTGCTCCTGCCTGAAG GGCCCTGTGACCACACTGTGGCCAAGCTCCAGCCAGGAGACGTGGCTGCCATCACCACCAAAGTGCTCCGGGTGAACGGGGAGAAGATCCTGGAGGACTTCAGCAAGAGGCAGCAACCGAAATTCAAGTTAGA GAAGGATCCGCCCTCTGCGGCCGTGACCTCTGCTGTCCAGGAGCTGCTGCGCCTAGCTCAGGCCTACCCAGCGGGACCCCCGACCCTCGACCCTGTCAATGACCTGCAGCTCAAGGATGTGTCTGTGGTTGAGGCAGGGCTCCGGGTCCGAAAGCTGGAGGAGCTGATCCGGGGTGTTCAATGTGTGCACAGTCCCCGTTTCCCTGCCCAG TACCAGAAGCTGCGGGAGTGGATGCACATACAGAAGGAGATGGAGCGGCTGCACTTCCTGCTGTCAGATCAGTCGCTGCTGCTGCTCCCAGAGTACCACCAGCGAGtagag GTGCTCCGATCCCTGGGTTATGTAGATGAGGCGGGCACTGTGAAGCTGGCAGGGCGGGTGGCTTGTGCCATGAGCAGCCATGAGCTCCTTCTCACTGAGCTCATGTTCGACAACGCTCTGAGTACCCTTCGGCCTGAGGAGATTGCGGCTCTGCTCTCTGGCCTCGTCTGCCAGAGCTCCGGGGACCCTGGGGAGCAGCTTCCGAGCACCCTCAAACAG GAGGGACACCCGGAGCCTAACGTCACTGCTCTGCGCCGGAAGACTCTGTTTTTGGGGTTCTCGTCCCTCAACACCTACCCCTTCCCCGGTCCCAGAAAGTCTTGGGATATGAGCCGGAAGAGGCATCGTCTGGTCCCAGAGACCTTTGGACTGAAGAAGCGGAGGGAACAAGTACCTATAGAGGCAGTTCCTGTAAGGGGCGAGTCAG GGTCGGCGCGCGCTGCAGTCGCGGAGCTGGTGCAGCTGTTCCCGCGAGGCCTGTTTGAGGACGCGCTGCCGCCCATCGCTCTGAGGAGCCAGGTGTACAGCCTCCTGCCCGACCGGACGGTGGCAGACCGGCAGCTG